The following coding sequences lie in one Arachis hypogaea cultivar Tifrunner chromosome 4, arahy.Tifrunner.gnm2.J5K5, whole genome shotgun sequence genomic window:
- the LOC112797806 gene encoding RNA-binding KH domain-containing protein RCF3: MAGTTPSNGKRSHSHSDYETNNTTSNSYGGNKRRNPSAAEDRDQLPSDDTGTVYRYLCPVRKIGSVIGRGGDIVKQLRAETKAKIRIGETVPGCEERVVMIYSVSDETNEFEDSGDFVSPAQDALFRVHQRVLAEDLRGGGGDDEDDYCGDEDDREKHVTARLLVPSDQIGCVIGKGGQIVQSIRSETGAQIRILKDERLPGCALSNDELVQISGDAVVVKKALYKVASQLHDNPSRSQHLLTSAPPGAYANSASLMGPTAGIVGVGPLVGAYGGYKSDAGDWSRSMYSAPRDEASSKEFSVRFVCPTANVGGVIGKGGAIINQIRQESGATIKVDSSATEGDDCLITISTKEYFEDSFSPTIDAAVRLQPRFSEKVERDSGVISFTTRFLVSASRIGCLIGKGGSIIAEMRRFTKANIRILSKENLPRIASKDDEMVMISGDLDIAKDALIHVLTRLKANLFDKERAVPAFPPALTYLPVSADAPDGSSYDSRDGKPHGRVHSFSSGYGGVSDLPSGDAYGSYGGSQRGNSSAYGAYGNYSLGRSSASGLSNQGSASRRRNHGY; the protein is encoded by the exons ATGGCCGGTACAACACCTTCTAACGGCAAGCGCTCTCACTCTCACTCCGACTACGAAACCAACAACACCACCAGCAACAGCTACGGCGGAAACAAGCGCCGGAACCCTAGCGCCGCCGAGGACAGGGATCAGCTACCTTCCGACGACACTGGCACTGTGTACCGCTATCTCTGCCCCGTTCGTAAGATCGGCAGCGTCATCGGCCGCGGCGGCGACATTGTGAAGCAACTCAGGGCTGAAACGAAGGCAAAGATTCGGATCGGTGAGACCGTTCCAGGATGCGAGGAGCGAGTGGTTATGATATACAGTGTTTCAGATGAGACGAATGAGTTCGAGGATAGCGGCGATTTTGTGTCGCCGGCGCAGGATGCGCTGTTTAGGGTTCACCAAAGAGTGCTCGCTGAAGACTTGCGCGGCGGCGGTGGCGATGACGAAGATGATTATTGCGGTGATGAGGATGATAGAGAGAAGCACGTGACTGCTAGGCTCTTGGTGCCGTCGGATCAGATCGGTTGCGTCATCGGAAAAGGGGGCCAGATTGTTCAAAGCATCAGGAGTGAGACCGGTGCGCAGATTCGGATCCTTAAGGACGAGCGGTTGCCTGGTTGCGCCTTGAGCAACGATGAACTTGTGCAG ATATCTGGAGATGCTGTGGTGGTGAAGAAAGCTCTGTATAAAGTTGCATCCCAACTTCATGATAACCCGTCACGGTCTCAGCATCTGCTTACTTCTGCTCCTCCTGGTGCTTATGCAAATAGTGCTTCACTCATGGGTCCAACCGCAGGGATTGTGGGAGTAGGTCCTCTTGTGGGTGCTTATGGTGGATATAAGAGTGATGCTGGAGACTGGTCACGGTCCATGTATTCAGCTCCAAGGGATGAAGCTTCTTCAAAAGAATTCTCAGTACGGTTTGTTTGTCCAACTGCTAACGTTGGAGGGGTGATAGGAAAAGGTGGTGCTATAATAAATCAAATTAGGCAGGAGTCTGGGGCAACAATCAAAGTTGATAGTTCAGCAACTGAAGGAGATGACTGCTTAATAACCATTTCAACAAAAGAG TACTTTGAAGATTCATTCTCTCCAACAATAGATGCAGCTGTGCGTTTACAACCACGGTTCAGTGAGAAAGTTGAAAGAGATTCAGGGGTGATCTCTTTCACTACACGATTTCTGGTGTCAGCTTCAAGGATCGGTTGCCTTATTGGTAAAGGTGGATCAATAATAGCTGAAATGAGGAGGTTTACAAAAGCTAACATTCGCATACTATCAAAAGAAAATCTTCCTAGAATTGCGTCTAAAGATGATGAAATGGTGATG ATTTCTGGGGACCTTGATATTGCCAAGGATGCTCTTATACATGTTCTTACACGGTTGAAAGCAAACCTTTTTGATAAGGAGCGTGCTGTGCCTGCATTCCCTCCAGCACTTACATATCTCCCTGTTTCAGCTGATGCACCAGATGGTTCTAGCTATGACAGTAGAGATGGTAAACCACACGGACGTGTCCATTCATTTTCAAGTGGGTATGGAGGTGTAAGTGATTTGCCTTCTGGGGACGCTTATGGAAGCTATGGAGGTTCACAG CGTGGTAACAGCAGTGCTTATGGAGCATATGGAAATTATTCTTTGGGACGGAGTAGTGCATCTGG GTTGTCTAATCAGGGCAGTGCTTCTCGGAGGAGAAACCATGGTTACTAA